The following proteins are encoded in a genomic region of Labeo rohita strain BAU-BD-2019 chromosome 5, IGBB_LRoh.1.0, whole genome shotgun sequence:
- the LOC127165316 gene encoding leucine-rich repeat-containing protein 19, which translates to MAGRQMHAVWVAAVLVSSGVIAQQVDMSNASLKEIPEAKPTNITEWILSHNLLEMSPSDINTLQKYRKIRVLDLSYNYIQTLPPGAFDKLTNLEILKLRGNRLQTLDKDVFKGLRKLKSLNLKDNPWNCSCSLTNLIKELKDSGVSIGKEVTCYTPQRTAVLDGNPNCSIQVKTSVEKSTAPTTKARSTPTPPPTTEPSNSSHVNSSSKGFMASDGKTPTGSHSWKFLLGVVALTLSTSVLIVCAVKSPSWYKLLFNYRHQRLQEDVEHSVFNTGRFSNFSLDTEQTETSAQELDEGLDTGLSLQPFEDDDGFIEDGYIEPGNYKDHADGNES; encoded by the exons ATGGCCGGGAGACAGATGCATGCTGTCTGGGTTGCAGCGGTTCTGGTCAGCTCAGGTGTGATCGCACAGCAG GTGGACATGAGCAACGCATCTCTGAAAGAAATTCCTGAAGCGAAACCTACAAACATCACCGAATGGATCCTGAGCCATAACTTACTTGAGATGTCTCCCTCGGATATAAACACCTTACAGAAATATCGCAAGATTCGGGTGCTAGACCTTTCTTATAACTACATACAGACGCTGCCTCCTGGAGCTTTTGACAAACTCACAAACCTAGAGATTCTTAAACTGAGAGGAAATAGACTGCAAACCCTTGACAAAGACGTCTTTAAAGGACTGAGAAAACTGAAGAGTTTGAATCTGAAGGACAACCCGTGGAACTGCTCCTGCTCGCTCACAAACCTCATCAAAGAGCTGAAAGACTCTGGCGTATCAATAG GGAAAGAAGTCACTTGTTACACCCCCCAGAGAACAGCTGTGCTCGATGGAAACCCCAACTGTTCAATTCAAGTGAAAACATCTGTGGAGAAATCTACAGCTCCAACAACAAAAGCCAGATCAACACCAACACCACCGCCCACCACAGAGCCAAGCAACAGCAGTCACGTCAACAGCTCCAGCAAAG GGTTCATGGCGAGTGATGGTAAGACACCAACAGGAAGCCACAGCTGGAAGTTCCTGCTCGGCGTAGTGGCTCTAACCCTCAGCACCTCCGTGCTCATCGTATGCGCTGTCAAATCTCCCTCTTGGTACAAACTTCTATTTAATTATCGGCACCAAAGGCTCCAGGAGGACGTCGAGCACAGCGTCTTCAACACCGGCCGCTTTTCGAACTTCAGTCTGGACACAGAACAGACGGAGACGAGCGCTCAGGAGCTGGACGAGGGCCTGGACACTGGACTGAGCTTGCAGCCTTTTGAGGATGACGATGGCTTTATAGAGGATGGTTACATTGAGCCGGGGAACTACAAAGATCACGCGGATGGTAACGAGTCGTGA